One stretch of Candidatus Falkowbacteria bacterium DNA includes these proteins:
- a CDS encoding sulfatase-like hydrolase/transferase: protein MFNFLRFRWWRALSLLFLGAVYLVSLFNFAYFGVFKSFVDFSMRQASQLDLSMITFLQDFASLVPVKLYVLAIVVYLAAILNSIVYLLIIDKKVEHLLFNSQPLKLIFHYKKRPMRNLVFLIVVFAIINTVAFSTCSYLYNNPRETWWDIKKQLSDVGFLGHFYSQLYANAKNKDDNQDDDRTALQVAEDSWLEIKKFNPETESQLYLPKFKERPNILVVQLESVGSWAVDNDPSPMPYLKKLMQNNVTIGDFHANSCETINAEFASLCSFWPNSFEPIGYSHKENKFNCLPEILKDDYNYSTHFFHSNVPEFWDRETLIPRWGFDNTYFAPDLRQKLNDDQVFQRALTELNKESKPFFGYVLSFTSHAPHDQEQIDYQLDANNLEIKPFVGKINPWLVNSSEINEEQMRLFFGFLKSSDDALENLMISLKNKGLDKNTIVVIYSDHRYYSFDGSNEQLVFDSYNQLPMTIVFPQGFKGEIVTQASHMDISPTILNLIEQSDYVPRENFWGTSLFTKQYNSPILNKCLGKIYFKNQDLIIQGNAKSDIYRVMTSKENLSTVEEKLWIKLISDLVKSTDEVLEQDVLVE from the coding sequence ATGTTTAATTTTTTACGTTTTCGTTGGTGGAGGGCGCTCAGCTTATTATTTTTGGGAGCAGTATATTTAGTTTCATTGTTTAACTTTGCATATTTCGGAGTATTTAAATCTTTTGTAGATTTTAGTATGCGCCAGGCTTCTCAGCTGGACTTAAGTATGATTACTTTTTTGCAAGATTTTGCTAGCTTGGTGCCAGTTAAATTGTATGTTTTAGCAATAGTAGTATATTTGGCAGCAATATTAAACTCAATAGTATATTTACTTATTATAGATAAAAAGGTTGAGCACTTACTTTTTAATTCACAGCCATTAAAACTAATTTTTCATTATAAAAAACGCCCAATGCGTAATTTGGTGTTTTTGATTGTTGTTTTTGCGATTATTAACACAGTGGCTTTTAGCACTTGTTCATATTTATATAATAATCCTAGAGAAACCTGGTGGGATATAAAAAAACAACTTTCAGATGTGGGGTTTTTGGGTCATTTTTATTCTCAGCTTTATGCGAATGCCAAAAACAAAGATGACAATCAGGATGATGATCGCACAGCATTGCAAGTTGCTGAGGATAGTTGGTTGGAGATTAAAAAATTCAACCCAGAGACAGAGAGCCAATTATATTTACCGAAGTTCAAGGAGCGTCCAAATATTTTAGTTGTACAGTTGGAGTCGGTCGGCAGTTGGGCTGTTGATAATGATCCGTCACCAATGCCATATCTCAAAAAATTAATGCAGAACAATGTTACGATTGGCGATTTTCATGCAAATAGTTGTGAAACCATAAACGCTGAGTTTGCTTCTTTGTGTAGTTTTTGGCCAAATTCATTTGAGCCAATTGGTTATTCTCATAAAGAAAATAAATTTAACTGTTTGCCAGAAATTTTGAAGGATGATTACAATTATTCAACCCATTTTTTTCATTCTAATGTACCGGAATTTTGGGATCGTGAAACTTTGATTCCTCGGTGGGGCTTTGATAATACATATTTTGCGCCTGATTTAAGGCAAAAGTTAAATGATGACCAAGTTTTTCAGCGAGCTTTGACTGAATTAAATAAAGAATCAAAACCATTCTTCGGATATGTTTTGAGTTTTACTTCTCATGCTCCTCATGACCAGGAACAAATTGACTATCAATTAGATGCCAATAATTTAGAAATAAAACCTTTTGTCGGAAAAATTAATCCTTGGTTGGTTAACAGTTCGGAAATAAATGAAGAGCAAATGCGTTTATTCTTTGGTTTCCTGAAATCTTCTGACGACGCTTTGGAAAATTTGATGATCAGCTTGAAAAATAAAGGGTTAGATAAAAATACAATTGTGGTTATTTATAGTGATCATAGATATTATAGTTTTGATGGTAGTAATGAACAACTAGTTTTTGATTCTTATAATCAGCTTCCGATGACCATTGTTTTTCCGCAAGGGTTCAAGGGGGAAATCGTTACGCAAGCCAGTCACATGGATATTTCTCCAACTATTTTAAATTTGATTGAACAGTCTGATTATGTACCACGAGAAAATTTTTGGGGCACCAGTCTATTCACAAAACAGTACAATTCACCAATCCTAAATAAGTGCTTGGGTAAAATTTACTTCAAAAATCAGGATTTAATTATTCAGGGTAATGCTAAATCCGATATTTATAGAGTAATGACAAGTAAAGAAAATTTAAGCACGGTGGAAGAAAAGTTGTGGATTAAATTAATCAGTGACTTGGTAAAATCTACAGATGAGGTTTTGGAACAGGATGTTTTGGTTGAATAA
- a CDS encoding DUF4131 domain-containing protein, with the protein MKLKKSQKFFLICFVILLFQLSWAIFYSPKFNEKHISFYNNKQMTFQAVISTEPDVRLDHQKLTVKPTELRGKVLLRTQLYPEFEYGDLLEVKCKLQTPEQIENFKYDRYLARYGIYSVCYQPQIRSLRTGSGNILIAGILKLKWLMQTKINRTVAEPQAALVGGILVGARQGIPQDLLNKFNVTGITHIIAISGYNITIIVILLLNFFTSLSINRKKSIWGILIALFFFVILTGASASVIRAAIMGSIVLLAKHLGRKSKVSNVLILSAVVMALFNPKILIWDAGFQLSFLATIGLVYLSPKLIKGFKWVPRKFGLQENLTSTLSAIIFTLPLILFQFGRLSIVAPVVNLLVLPVIPIAMLVGFLQFISSSVYLFLGQIIGWFSWLVLGYVIKVVEIFSAFKWASVEVNISWWVMVVMYLILFYIIKSNRRKR; encoded by the coding sequence ATGAAACTTAAAAAGTCGCAAAAGTTTTTCCTGATTTGTTTTGTTATCCTACTGTTTCAATTGAGTTGGGCGATATTTTATTCTCCCAAGTTTAATGAAAAACATATTTCTTTTTATAATAATAAACAGATGACTTTTCAGGCTGTGATTTCCACAGAGCCGGATGTTCGATTGGATCACCAGAAGCTAACCGTTAAACCGACAGAACTTAGAGGAAAAGTTTTGCTTCGGACTCAATTATATCCAGAGTTTGAATATGGTGATTTATTGGAAGTTAAATGTAAATTGCAAACTCCCGAGCAAATTGAGAATTTTAAATATGATAGATATTTGGCACGTTACGGAATTTATTCAGTGTGTTATCAGCCACAAATCCGTTCATTACGAACCGGAAGCGGCAATATCCTTATTGCCGGCATACTCAAGTTAAAGTGGCTGATGCAAACAAAAATTAATCGTACAGTGGCGGAACCGCAAGCAGCTTTAGTTGGTGGGATATTGGTGGGGGCACGACAGGGGATCCCGCAGGATCTGTTAAATAAGTTCAATGTTACCGGGATAACGCATATTATCGCTATTTCTGGTTATAATATTACGATTATCGTGATTTTACTTTTGAATTTTTTCACTTCACTTTCAATTAATCGCAAAAAATCAATATGGGGGATATTAATTGCGTTATTTTTCTTTGTGATTTTAACTGGTGCCAGCGCGTCGGTGATTCGGGCCGCTATAATGGGTAGTATAGTTTTGTTGGCTAAACATTTAGGCAGAAAAAGTAAGGTAAGTAATGTTTTAATTTTGTCAGCCGTAGTGATGGCATTGTTTAATCCAAAAATTTTGATTTGGGATGCTGGTTTTCAGCTCTCATTTTTGGCAACAATAGGTTTAGTTTATTTATCTCCAAAGTTGATTAAAGGATTTAAATGGGTGCCAAGGAAATTTGGTTTGCAGGAAAATTTAACTTCAACGTTATCCGCAATAATTTTTACTCTACCGTTAATCCTATTTCAGTTCGGCCGACTTTCAATTGTGGCACCAGTTGTTAATCTGTTGGTTTTGCCAGTGATTCCAATCGCTATGTTAGTTGGTTTTTTGCAGTTTATCTCTTCATCTGTATATTTGTTTCTTGGTCAAATAATTGGTTGGTTCTCGTGGTTGGTCTTGGGGTATGTAATCAAAGTAGTCGAAATATTTTCAGCATTTAAATGGGCGTCAGTGGAAGTTAATATTAGCTGGTGGGTGATGGTTGTGATGTATTTGATTTTGTTTTATATAATTAAAAGTAATAGGAGAAAAAGATAA
- a CDS encoding M20 family metallopeptidase, translating to MTDYLDLAKQLMAVPSVTQDQAKVKLCAQVIIDYLGADFQVQTIESEGFTSYVISRHLVKDFDVFLYGHLDVVPGEVESFKPKVNEGKLLGRGGFDMKASIAVEVELIKKVGLNNLKVALVLVPDEEVGGQNGLNKVLEAGYTAKVAVVPDGGFGDSIVIAEKGVSIYKLKSRGTGGHSSRPWEGENQVEKLYQLYQTLLNDLQIKNEYQDFGLTVNLGVMRGGDKFNSIPEWAEMELDFRYYSMDDKEKIKSYFSCINEQGIECECGVAADVFNIEPDNEYLQAFKSTAEKHFAKELPFTKQFGSSDARYLSAYNIPAINFQPTGSGNHKKNEWVSLLGLKRFYQTVQDFLLHLDNNA from the coding sequence ATGACAGACTATTTAGATTTAGCTAAACAATTAATGGCAGTGCCTTCAGTGACACAAGATCAAGCCAAAGTAAAACTTTGTGCCCAAGTTATTATTGATTATTTGGGCGCTGATTTTCAAGTGCAAACAATTGAATCCGAAGGATTTACTTCATATGTTATAAGTCGACATTTAGTCAAAGATTTTGACGTATTTTTATATGGTCATTTGGACGTGGTTCCTGGAGAAGTCGAAAGTTTCAAGCCCAAAGTGAATGAAGGTAAATTACTGGGTCGTGGTGGATTTGATATGAAGGCGTCCATTGCTGTTGAAGTTGAATTAATTAAAAAGGTTGGTTTAAATAATTTAAAAGTTGCTTTGGTTTTAGTTCCTGATGAAGAAGTTGGTGGGCAAAATGGTTTAAATAAAGTTTTGGAAGCTGGTTATACTGCTAAAGTCGCGGTTGTTCCGGACGGGGGATTTGGTGACAGTATTGTCATTGCTGAAAAAGGTGTGAGTATTTATAAATTAAAATCTCGTGGTACTGGTGGCCATTCATCAAGGCCATGGGAAGGTGAGAATCAAGTCGAAAAGCTATACCAGTTATATCAGACATTGTTAAATGACTTACAGATAAAAAATGAATATCAAGATTTTGGATTAACTGTTAACCTTGGGGTTATGCGAGGAGGAGATAAGTTTAATTCTATCCCTGAGTGGGCAGAAATGGAGTTGGATTTTCGTTATTATTCAATGGATGATAAGGAGAAAATTAAGAGTTATTTTTCGTGCATTAATGAGCAGGGAATTGAGTGTGAGTGTGGTGTCGCAGCTGATGTTTTTAATATTGAGCCAGATAATGAATATTTGCAAGCATTTAAATCTACTGCCGAAAAGCATTTTGCCAAAGAGCTGCCATTTACAAAACAGTTTGGCTCTTCTGATGCTCGGTATTTGTCAGCCTACAATATTCCGGCAATTAATTTCCAACCAACTGGTTCTGGTAATCATAAAAAAAATGAATGGGTCTCGTTACTCGGATTAAAACGGTTTTATCAAACAGTACAAGACTTTTTATTACACTTAGATAATAATGCTTAA